The following are encoded together in the Variovorax sp. PBS-H4 genome:
- a CDS encoding TRAP transporter small permease: protein MYHRIERAAVNLAAVLLFGLMLLTFVDVVGRNLFNKPLTGASELTEILLALVIFLMLPQVARRNEHIVIDLIDQICSPMVRKVLDAIACVLASIMFGLIAWQCWILANRAIGYGDSTAALGIPVGPVLYGLAIMAGIVSVASLIAIVPRNRKAEPAPGEPAHEPVIV, encoded by the coding sequence ATGTATCACCGGATCGAACGCGCGGCAGTGAACCTGGCAGCAGTGCTGCTGTTCGGGCTGATGCTCCTGACCTTTGTCGACGTGGTGGGACGCAATCTGTTCAACAAGCCGCTCACGGGGGCTTCCGAGCTCACCGAAATTCTCCTGGCGCTGGTCATCTTCCTGATGCTGCCGCAAGTCGCGCGACGCAATGAACACATCGTGATCGACCTGATCGACCAGATCTGCAGCCCGATGGTGCGCAAGGTACTCGACGCCATTGCCTGCGTGCTGGCATCGATCATGTTCGGCCTGATCGCCTGGCAGTGCTGGATCCTCGCGAACAGGGCGATCGGCTACGGCGACAGCACCGCTGCGCTTGGAATCCCCGTCGGGCCGGTTCTCTACGGCTTGGCAATCATGGCTGGCATCGTGTCGGTGGCCTCGCTGATTGCCATCGTTCCGCGGAACCGGAAAGCGGAGCCGGCCCCCGGTGAGCCCGCGCACGAGCCCGTCATCGTCTGA
- a CDS encoding TRAP transporter large permease produces MYAASAGFLFSFVLIFMRVPIAVALGLTGVVGFGLTTGWTQSFVMLALTTREAAMTYSMVVIPLFILMGNLVAGTGVSKELYHAAQAFLGRQRGGLASATVLSCGGFAMVCGSSVATVVTMGKVALPSMRSFNYDDRLSAATIAAGATLGIIIPPSVLLVIYGVMTETHIGKLYAAALVPGALGVIGYILAVRWTVWRNPASAPPSTGSTRAEKLSAVLAIWPILALFGLVLGGIYSGLFTAAEAAGIGAMGAFALGLARGKMSFKLLQEVLIDTARSTAVIFGLLIGALVFTEFLNRTGAHNAVLSLVKDHGFSPFQVVAVICVIYIVLGALMEELSMILLTVPLFFPVVTGLGYDGVWFGVLVIVLCELGMIAPPVGMNLFVVRSFAPEIPIGTIVKGIAPFAVADIVRIFIIAAFPILSMYLPNLFYK; encoded by the coding sequence ATGTACGCAGCAAGCGCGGGTTTCCTGTTTTCGTTCGTGCTGATCTTCATGCGCGTTCCGATCGCCGTCGCTCTGGGGCTCACGGGCGTGGTGGGCTTCGGCCTGACCACCGGCTGGACCCAGTCCTTCGTCATGCTGGCGCTGACCACCCGCGAGGCGGCAATGACGTACTCGATGGTCGTCATTCCCTTGTTCATCCTGATGGGGAACCTGGTTGCGGGTACCGGCGTGTCCAAGGAGCTCTACCACGCCGCACAGGCCTTCCTGGGGCGGCAGCGCGGCGGCCTGGCCAGCGCCACCGTCCTGTCCTGCGGGGGCTTTGCCATGGTGTGCGGCTCCAGTGTCGCCACGGTGGTGACGATGGGGAAGGTGGCCTTGCCCTCGATGCGATCGTTCAACTACGACGACCGGCTCAGCGCCGCGACCATCGCTGCAGGCGCCACGCTGGGCATCATCATCCCGCCCAGCGTTCTGCTGGTGATCTACGGCGTGATGACCGAGACGCACATCGGCAAGCTGTACGCGGCGGCATTGGTTCCTGGTGCTCTCGGCGTCATCGGATACATCCTGGCTGTCCGCTGGACCGTCTGGCGCAATCCGGCGAGTGCGCCTCCCTCGACCGGTTCGACCCGCGCCGAGAAGCTCAGCGCGGTGTTGGCGATCTGGCCGATCCTGGCTCTTTTCGGCCTGGTGCTGGGCGGCATCTACAGCGGCCTGTTCACGGCAGCTGAAGCTGCCGGCATCGGCGCCATGGGCGCCTTCGCGCTCGGCCTGGCGCGCGGGAAGATGTCTTTCAAGCTGCTCCAGGAAGTGCTGATCGACACCGCGCGATCGACCGCCGTGATTTTCGGCCTGCTGATCGGCGCGCTGGTCTTCACGGAGTTCCTGAACCGTACGGGCGCGCACAACGCGGTGCTCTCGCTCGTGAAGGACCACGGGTTCTCGCCCTTCCAGGTCGTGGCCGTGATCTGCGTGATCTACATCGTTCTGGGTGCGCTCATGGAAGAACTCTCCATGATCCTGCTGACGGTGCCGCTGTTCTTCCCCGTGGTGACGGGCCTGGGATACGACGGCGTGTGGTTCGGCGTGCTTGTGATCGTCTTGTGCGAACTGGGAATGATCGCGCCGCCCGTCGGCATGAACCTGTTCGTCGTCCGCTCTTTCGCACCGGAGATACCCATCGGAACGATCGTGAAGGGAATCGCACCTTTCGCGGTGGCCGACATCGTGCGGATCTTCATCATCGCGGCGTTCCCGATCCTGTCGATGTACCTTCCGAACCTTTTCTACAAGTGA
- a CDS encoding SDR family NAD(P)-dependent oxidoreductase, producing MREQAPKRDGAMTIRFDGRVAIVTGAGTGIGRIYALQLAERGAKVVVNDLGGSVIGQGSSSQSADSVVAEICAAGGDAVANYDSVATADGAERIVATALERFGRLDVLINNAGNLKMARLGEAAVHDVDAQVGVHLMGSLYCCRAALPAMQRHGYGRIVLTSSGSGLVGFAEQAAYGAAKTGMVGLMNCISREYGEQGIFTNTIVPTATTRMSQGLLWPQMEKFLRPELVAPAVLFLASERCTSNSGMFAVAGGHVAKLEVHKAPGVQFDPNQAVTPEMVAMRFDTVCDMSGAAEFRGTQAAMEKMLTEMGVL from the coding sequence ATGCGTGAACAAGCACCGAAGCGCGACGGCGCGATGACGATTCGATTCGATGGACGCGTGGCCATCGTCACCGGCGCCGGGACCGGCATCGGCCGCATCTATGCCCTGCAGCTTGCCGAACGCGGTGCGAAGGTCGTGGTCAACGATCTCGGCGGAAGCGTGATCGGGCAGGGCAGTTCCAGCCAGTCCGCCGACAGCGTGGTTGCCGAAATTTGCGCCGCGGGCGGCGATGCCGTGGCCAACTACGACAGTGTGGCTACCGCCGATGGCGCCGAGCGCATTGTCGCGACGGCCCTCGAGCGCTTCGGCCGGCTCGATGTCCTGATCAACAACGCCGGCAACCTCAAGATGGCCAGGCTCGGCGAGGCGGCCGTGCACGATGTGGATGCGCAGGTCGGCGTGCACTTGATGGGATCGCTGTACTGCTGTCGCGCGGCCTTGCCCGCGATGCAACGCCATGGCTACGGCCGTATCGTCCTGACCAGTTCGGGCTCCGGCCTGGTGGGCTTTGCCGAACAGGCCGCCTATGGTGCGGCCAAGACTGGCATGGTGGGCCTGATGAACTGCATCTCGCGCGAGTACGGCGAACAGGGCATCTTCACCAACACCATCGTTCCGACGGCGACCACCCGCATGAGCCAGGGCCTGCTCTGGCCGCAGATGGAGAAGTTCCTGCGCCCCGAGCTGGTCGCGCCGGCCGTGCTCTTCCTGGCCAGCGAACGCTGCACCTCCAACAGCGGCATGTTCGCCGTCGCTGGCGGGCATGTCGCAAAGCTGGAAGTGCACAAGGCGCCTGGCGTCCAGTTCGACCCGAACCAGGCGGTCACGCCGGAGATGGTCGCCATGCGCTTCGACACGGTGTGCGACATGTCGGGCGCAGCCGAGTTTCGCGGCACGCAGGCGGCCATGGAAAAGATGCTGACCGAGATGGGCGTCTTGTAG
- a CDS encoding acyclic terpene utilization AtuA family protein: MADKDTLRIGGASAFWGDSNKGVEQLVQRGDVDVLVFDYLAELTLSIMASAKSRNAELGYATDFVKAVGPHLKTLKQRGTTLLSNAGGMNPQACAQALRTAADAAGVGLRIAVIEGDDLLPHSEAVSAAGVREAFSGAPLPEGLTSMNAYLGAFPIAAALRQGADVVITGRCADSALALAALIHRFDWKPGDYDRLAAGSLVGHILECTTQTTGGLFTDWWKVPGWEDMGYPIAECEADGTFVLSKPPGTGGLITPLVVSEQMLYEVTDPANYLLPDVTCDFTSVTLEQAGANCVRVRGARGRAPTPTYKVSGTWVDGYRLSTTLTFVGKDAVAMGQRAMDAIVARARRLMAEAGHGDFKRVCIEVLGSEQPSFGAHARPDAREVVVRLAVHHDHAKALEMVASEVAPMGIAGAPGTTGFSGRQKPQAVFRLFSFLWPKSRVPVSVVIDKERNEVEIAPSASESVPGGGARFSHQPLPAGETVTVPLSAIAVARSGDKGDRAHLAIIARQPRFAALIGTQLTEAAMRSWFDHLAKGRVHRYEVPGIHAYNYVLDEALGGGGAASLRNDPLGKTFSQIALTHPVDIPKAWLPDIDPGFQGTIAS, translated from the coding sequence ATGGCTGACAAGGACACGCTGCGCATCGGTGGCGCCAGCGCCTTCTGGGGCGACAGCAACAAGGGCGTCGAACAACTGGTCCAACGCGGCGACGTCGACGTGCTGGTGTTCGACTACCTCGCCGAACTCACACTCTCCATCATGGCCAGCGCAAAGAGCCGCAATGCGGAGCTCGGCTATGCAACCGACTTCGTCAAGGCGGTGGGCCCGCACCTCAAGACGCTGAAGCAGCGGGGAACCACGCTCTTGAGCAACGCCGGCGGCATGAATCCGCAGGCCTGCGCGCAGGCGCTGCGCACGGCAGCGGATGCCGCCGGCGTCGGCCTGCGCATCGCGGTGATCGAAGGCGACGACCTGCTGCCTCACAGCGAGGCCGTGAGCGCCGCCGGTGTGCGCGAAGCGTTCTCCGGCGCGCCGCTGCCAGAGGGCTTGACCAGCATGAACGCCTACCTCGGCGCCTTCCCCATCGCGGCCGCGCTGCGCCAGGGTGCCGATGTCGTCATCACCGGCCGCTGCGCCGACAGCGCTCTGGCGCTCGCAGCCCTCATCCATCGCTTCGACTGGAAGCCCGGGGACTACGACCGCCTTGCCGCCGGCAGCCTGGTCGGCCACATCCTCGAATGCACGACCCAAACCACGGGCGGCTTGTTCACCGATTGGTGGAAGGTGCCGGGATGGGAGGACATGGGCTATCCCATTGCCGAATGCGAAGCCGATGGCACGTTCGTGCTCAGCAAGCCCCCAGGCACCGGCGGCCTCATCACGCCGCTGGTCGTCTCCGAGCAGATGCTGTACGAGGTGACGGACCCGGCCAACTACCTTTTGCCGGACGTGACTTGCGACTTCACTTCCGTCACCCTCGAACAGGCCGGTGCCAACTGCGTGCGCGTTCGCGGCGCGCGCGGACGGGCGCCCACGCCGACCTACAAGGTCAGCGGCACCTGGGTGGATGGCTATCGTCTCTCGACCACGCTCACCTTCGTCGGCAAGGATGCGGTGGCCATGGGCCAACGTGCCATGGACGCCATCGTCGCCCGCGCACGCCGGCTGATGGCCGAGGCCGGCCATGGAGACTTCAAGCGCGTGTGCATCGAGGTCCTCGGCAGCGAGCAGCCGTCCTTCGGTGCCCATGCCCGCCCCGACGCCCGCGAAGTGGTGGTTCGGCTGGCCGTGCATCATGACCATGCCAAGGCATTGGAGATGGTGGCCAGCGAGGTCGCACCCATGGGCATCGCCGGCGCACCCGGCACCACGGGCTTCAGCGGCCGCCAGAAGCCGCAGGCTGTCTTCAGGCTGTTCTCCTTCCTGTGGCCCAAGAGCCGCGTCCCTGTGAGCGTCGTGATCGACAAGGAACGCAACGAGGTGGAGATCGCCCCGTCCGCGTCCGAGTCCGTGCCGGGAGGCGGCGCCCGCTTTTCACACCAGCCCCTGCCTGCTGGCGAAACCGTGACCGTGCCGCTGTCGGCCATCGCAGTCGCGCGCAGCGGCGACAAGGGAGACCGGGCACACCTGGCGATCATCGCGCGGCAACCGCGCTTCGCCGCCCTCATCGGCACGCAGCTGACCGAAGCCGCGATGCGTTCCTGGTTCGACCACCTGGCGAAGGGCCGTGTGCACCGGTACGAAGTCCCGGGCATCCATGCCTACAACTACGTCCTGGACGAAGCCCTCGGCGGTGGCGGCGCGGCATCGCTGCGCAACGACCCGCTCGGCAAGACCTTCAGCCAGATCGCGTTGACGCACCCCGTCGACATCCCCAAAGCCTGGCTGCCCGACATCGACCCCGGCTTCCAGGGGACGATCGCGTCCTGA
- a CDS encoding succinate--CoA ligase subunit alpha, whose translation MAILLTSGTRVLAVNATGAYGGGQVRAMREFGTRVVAHVAPGRTGEIDGLPVFATMADAVGATQASAAAIFTPAAGVRDSLDEAARAGLSLAFVAAEFVPVHDVLRAARQAREAGLWLVGPNSSGMASPGQAVLGAIPPGMTRPGRIGVMGRSGTLTMNVCRALSLAGLGQSSVVHIGGDVVCGRNPHEWLGLFIADPQTDLVVYLGEPGGTKEYAMLDAVRSAGKPVVALVVGRHVPKERRMGHAGALVGSEREAAAAKIEALAAAGAHIARSPAEVVEQAGALLGQPAPTVLESLA comes from the coding sequence ATGGCCATTCTGCTGACCTCGGGCACCCGCGTGCTGGCAGTCAACGCGACCGGCGCGTATGGAGGCGGCCAGGTGCGCGCGATGCGTGAGTTCGGCACGCGGGTGGTTGCTCATGTGGCCCCCGGCCGTACCGGCGAGATCGATGGGCTGCCGGTGTTCGCAACCATGGCGGATGCGGTGGGCGCGACCCAGGCAAGTGCCGCGGCCATCTTCACGCCGGCAGCCGGCGTACGCGATTCCCTGGACGAGGCTGCGCGTGCCGGCCTGTCGCTGGCCTTCGTGGCAGCGGAGTTCGTGCCCGTGCACGACGTGCTGCGCGCCGCACGGCAGGCGCGCGAGGCCGGGCTGTGGCTGGTCGGCCCCAACTCCAGCGGCATGGCGTCGCCGGGACAGGCCGTCCTGGGCGCCATACCTCCGGGCATGACGCGGCCCGGCCGCATCGGGGTCATGGGCCGCAGCGGCACCCTCACCATGAACGTCTGCCGGGCGCTGAGCCTCGCCGGGCTCGGGCAGAGTTCGGTCGTGCACATCGGGGGTGACGTGGTCTGCGGACGCAATCCGCACGAATGGCTCGGCCTGTTCATCGCCGATCCGCAGACCGACCTGGTGGTCTACCTGGGAGAGCCTGGTGGCACCAAGGAGTACGCCATGCTGGACGCCGTGCGCAGTGCCGGGAAACCGGTGGTGGCGCTGGTGGTCGGGCGCCATGTTCCCAAGGAGCGCCGCATGGGCCACGCAGGCGCCCTGGTGGGCAGCGAACGTGAAGCCGCTGCCGCCAAGATCGAGGCGCTCGCCGCGGCGGGCGCGCATATCGCCAGGTCTCCCGCCGAGGTGGTCGAGCAGGCCGGCGCGCTGCTCGGGCAGCCCGCGCCGACCGTGCTGGAGTCGCTTGCATGA